A stretch of the Perca flavescens isolate YP-PL-M2 chromosome 3, PFLA_1.0, whole genome shotgun sequence genome encodes the following:
- the LOC114552257 gene encoding LOW QUALITY PROTEIN: extracellular calcium-sensing receptor-like (The sequence of the model RefSeq protein was modified relative to this genomic sequence to represent the inferred CDS: inserted 2 bases in 1 codon), producing the protein MSWFSWLFTLWPSSAPSLLLVGLVGRQLGLRVGLRVVHTVSCSRWGTPSNQGLFQDGDVVIGGLFNLHNQTPAIDNDFTQLPHNKPCTGLEHVPLQYIYAMVFALEEINHSTTLLPGVKLGYYIFDSSGRPPWGLQAALSLVGGESASCNSTDPPDYSAGYGEGIGERRGDHPIPLIIGGASSQEAKILSRILGPLSISYLASCPCLSNRLQFPNFFRTIPSDIYQARAIAQLAMRFNWTWIGAVVENTDYGHVALKVFQEETQGAGVCLAFVEILQGENIVSDARRAALTIQASTAKVILIFTWYTDVMELFLQLSKINVTDRQFLASEAWSTSGDLLQNVVTSKVAKGVLGVAISSSAVSGFENYIRGLHPIYQPDDEFLRELWEAEFGCSLGAAPLFSHSSPSFTSVMPSQRSSHPLNISTSTPAKTLQRASLSPCRGTESLEGVQNQFTDVSQLRVTYNVYLAVYAAAHALHSLLSCPDTDSSHGNNSSICSSPKHIKSIELLQHLNNVNFTTPQGEMFYFQEGDIPAKYDLVNWQNTPEGSLKLVLIGRVDGFDLHLNQSAVMWSTGSNQVPTSVCSESCPPGTRKASRKGEPLCCFDCIPCADGAISNQTDSLHCERCPLEFWSNAKRTACIPHQLDFLSFNETLGITLSTAAVSGTVVTTAVFVVFLCYRQTPMVRANNSELSFLLLLSLKLCFLCSLVFIGRPSVWACRXCLQVKTIVVLAAFRSARPGAEALIRWFGPGQQRGSVFLLTCIQIIICVTWLSLSPPVPQRDLGFQGSKVTLGCAMSSVMGFSLVLGYIGLLACTCLFLAFLARKLPDNFNEAKLITFSMLIFCAVWVAFVPAYVSSPGRYAVAVEVFAILASSYGLLLCIFAPKCFIILLRPEKNTKKYLMAR; encoded by the exons ATGTCTTGGTTCTCCTGGCTCTTCACTCTGTGGCCCTCCTCAGCCCCATCCCTGCTCCTTGTGGGGCTTGTGGGCAGACAGCTGGGGCTCAGGGTGGGGTTACGGGTGGTTCACACAGTGTCTTGTTCTCGTTGGGGTACACCCAGCAACCAGGGTCTGTTTCAGGATGGAGATGTAGTTATTGGTGGGCTCTTTAATCTTCATAACCAAACTCCAGCTATAGACAATGACTTCACTCAGCTGCCGCACAACAAGCCTTGCACTGG TTTAGAACATGTTCCATTACAATATATTTACGCTATGGTGTTTGCGCTGGAGGAAATCAATCACAGTACAACCTTGCTGCCAGGTGTGAAGCTGGGCTACTATATTTTTGATAGCAGTGGTCGACCGCCATGGGGTCTCCAGGCAGCACTGTCACTGGTTGGAGGAGAAAGCGCGAGCTGTAATTCAACAGACCCTCCAGACTATTCTGCTGGGTATGGAGAGGGAATTGGAGAAAGAAGAG GTGATCACCCTATTCCCTTGATCATCGGTGGTGCTTCATCCCAAGAAGCCAAGATACTGTCCAGAATCTTGGGCCCACTCTCT ATTAGCTACCTGGCAAGCTGTCCCTGTCTAAGTAACAGGCTTCAATTTCCTAACTTCTTCAGGACCATACCCAGTGATATTTACCAAGCCCGGGCCATTGCTCAGCTTGCCATGCGCTTTAATTGGACCTGGATTGGGGCAGTGGTGGAAAACACAGATTATGGCCATGTTGCATTAAAG GTATTTCAGGAGGAGACTCAGGGGGCAGGAGTGTGTCTGGCATTTGTAGAGATTCTCCAAGGGGAAAACATTGTGAGTGATGCCAGACGAGCAGCCCTCACAATTCAGGCCTCGACTGCAAAAGTGATTCTGATCTTTACCTGGTACACAGATGTGATGGAACTGTTCCTGCAACTCTCCAAGATAAAT GTGACTGACAGACAGTTTCTGGCCAGTGAGGCTTGGAGCACAAGTGGTGATCTTCTCCAAAATGTAGTCACAAGTAAAGTGGCAAAAGGTGTTCTTGGTGTTGCAATTAGCAGTTCAGCTGTTTCTGGATTTGAAAATTATATCAGAGGTTTGCACCCAATTTATCAACCTGATGATGAGTTCTTAAGAGAATTGTGGGAAGCTGAATTTGGATGCAGTCTTGGGGCAGCGCCTCTCTTTTCACATTCCTCTCCATCCTTCACATCTGTAATGCCTTCACAAAGGTCTAGCCATCCATTAAATATTTCTACTTCAACTCCTGCGAAAACTCTTCAGAGAGCTTCACTATCCCCCTGCAGAGGCACAGAGTCCCTAGAAGGAGTACAGAATCAGTTCACTGACGTCTCTCAGCTAAGGGTGACATATAATGTCTACCTTGCTGTTTATGCTGCAGCCCACGCCCTTCACAGCCTTCTCTCCTGCCCCGACACAGACAGCTCACACGGAAACAACAGCTCCATCTGCTCTTCTCCAAAACATATCAAATCCATAGAG CTGTTGCAGCACTTGAACAATGTGAACTTCACAACGCCACAGggtgaaatgttttatttccaaGAGGGTGACATTCCAGCAAAGTATGACCTTGTCAACTGGCAGAACACCCCTGAGGGGTCACTCAAACTTGTTTTGATTGGTCGTGTGGACGGGTTTGACCTCCACCTCAACCAGTCAGCTGTTATGTGGAGCACCGGATCCAATCAG GTGCCTACTTCAGTGTGCAGTGAGAGCTGCCCCCCAGGCACCCGAAAGGCCAGCAGGAAAGGAGAACctctctgctgctttgattGTATTCCATGTGCAGATGGGGCGATTAGCAATCAAACTG ATTCCCTTCACTGTGAGCGTTGTCCATTAGAGTTTTGGTCCAATGCTAAACGAACTGCCTGCATCCCTCACCAGCTGGACTTCCTTTCATTTAATGAAACTTTGGGCATTACTCTGTCTACAGCAGCTGTGTCTGGTACTGTGGTGACAACAGCTGTATTTGTGGTGTTTCTCTGCTACCGTCAAACACCTATG GTTCGAGCCAACAATTCGGAACTGAGCTTCCTGCTTCTCCTGTCGCTGAAGCTCTGCTTCCTGTGCTCACTGGTGTTCATTGGTCGTCCATCAGTCTGGGCTTGTCG TTGCCTCCAAGTGAAGACCATAGTAGTTCTGGCAGCTTTCCGCTCAGCTCGGCCTGGTGCTGAAGCCTTGATTAGGTGGTTTGGTCCAGGCCAACAGAGAGGAAGTGTTTTCCTTCTTACTTGTATCCAG ATTATCATCTGTGTCACATGGCTGTCCCTCAGCCCCCCTGTGCCTCAACGTGATCTGGGTTTtcaggggtcaaaggtcaccctGGGGTGCGCCATGTCCTCTGTGATGGGCTTCTCTCTGGTTCTAGGTTACATTGGTTTGTTGGCCTGCACCTGCCTATTCTTGGCTTTTCTTGCTCGGAAACTCCCTGATAACTTCAATGAGGCCAAACTGATCACCTTCAGCATGCTGATATTCTGTGCTGTCTGGGTGGCCTTTGTCCCTGCTTATGTTAGCTCTCCTGGGAGATACGCTGTTGCTGTGGAGGTTTTTGCAATCCTGGCCTCTAGCTATGGTTTATTGCTCTGCATTTTTGCCCCCAAATGTTTCATCATTCTCTTGAGGCCTGAGAAAAACACTAAGAAATACCTGATGGCCAGATAA
- the LOC114552258 gene encoding extracellular calcium-sensing receptor: MHKAGDVVLGGVFEIHFFAVFPDQSFISEPQEPTCHGFDVLGFRQAQTMAFAIDEINRNSNLLPNVTLGYSLYDNCVQLGIGFRAALSLASGQEEKVVLDKTCVGTPPILGIVGDSSSTRSIAISTVYGLYRVPLVSYFATCSCLSDRHKFPSFFRTIPSDAFQVRAMIQILSHFGWTWTGLLVSDDDYGLHAARTFQSDLVQTGGGCLAYLEVLPWGNDQAELRRIVDVMRKSTARVVIVFAHESHMINLMEEVVRQNVTGLQWIASEAWTSAAVLQTPHLMPYLGGTLGIAIRRGEIPGFRDFLLQIRPDLQHNNSYGNSIVNQFWEDTFQCRFAPPPTGWVEAGGALCTGNEDLENVETEFLDISNLRPEYNVYKAVYALAFALDDMLQCEPGRGPFSGHSCGNLQRLEPWQLVYYLEKVNFTTPFGDQVSFDENGDALPIYDIMNWLWLPDGTTKVQNVGAVKESVKDEELILDEDKIFWNFESKQPPQSVCSESCLPGTRMARKKGEPECCFECIPCSEGKISNSTDSMECTSCPEDFWSNAQRDHCVPKKTEFLSYQEPLGICLTTISLLGTFICTVVLGIFIYYRSTPIVRANNSELSFHLLLSLKLCFLCSLLFIGRPRLWTCQLRHAAFGISFVLCVSCILVKTMVVLAVFRASKPEGGDSLKWFGVLQQRGTVLVLTSIQAAICTAWLVSASPAPHKNTQYHNDKIVYECVVGSTVGFVVLLGYIGLLAILSFLLAFLARNLPDSFNEAKLITFSMLIFCAVWVAFVPAYISSPGKYADALEVFAILASSFGLLVALFGPKCYIILLRPERNTKKAIMGRGIGS; encoded by the exons ATGCACAAGGCTGGAGATGTGGTTCTGGGTGGGGTGTTTGAGATCCACTTCTTTGCTGTCTTTCCTGACCAGTCTTTTATCTCAGAGCCACAAGAGCCTACCTGCCATGG TTTTGATGTTCTAGGATTCAGGCAGGCTCAGACCATGGCCTTTGCTATTGATGAGATCAACAGAAACTCCAACCTGCTACCTAATGTGACTCTTGGATACAGTCTTTACGATAACTGCGTCCAACTAGGAATTGGGTTCCGTGCAGCGTTGTCATTAGCCAGTGGTCAAGAGGAGAAGGTTGTATTAGACAAGACCTGTGTAGGAACCCCTCCAATTCTAGGGATTGTGGGTGATTCTTCCTCTACCCGTTCTATTGCCATCTCCACTGTCTATGGTTTGTATAGAGTACCTCTG GTGAGTTATTTTGCCACATGTTCGTGCCTGAGTGACCGGCATAAATTTCCATCCTTCTTTAGGACCATTCCAAGTGATGCTTTCCAG GTGCGTGCTATGATTCAGATTCTCAGCCACTTTGGCTGGACTTGGACAGGTCTGCTGGTCAGTGACGATGACTATGGACTCCACGCTGCCCGAACCTTCCAATCTGACCTGGTTCAGACTGGTGGAGGTTGTCTGGCCTACTTAGAGGTTTTGCCATGGGGCAACGACCAAGCTGAACTAAGGAGGATTGTGGATGTGATGAGGAAATCTACAGCTCGTGTGGTCATTGTGTTTGCACATGAGAGTCACATGATTAACCTCATGGAAGAG GTGGTGAGGCAGAATGTGACAGGCCTGCAGTGGATAGCCAGTGAAGCCTGGACATCAGCTGCTGTGCTGCAGACCCCCCACCTAATGCCATACTTGGGTGGCACTCTGGGCATTGCCATCCGTCGAGGAGAAATACCAGGGTTCAGGGACTTCCTGTTACAAATACGTCCTGACCTACAACACAACAACAGCTATGGAAATAGCATT GTAAATCAGTTTTGGGAAGACACATTTCAGTGTAGATTTGCACCACCTCCAACAGGTTGGGTGGAAGCTGGAGGAGCACTATGCACTGGAAATGAAGATCTAGAGAATGTGGAGACTGAGTTCTTGGACATTTCCAACCTCAGGCCAGAGTATAACGTGTACAAGGCTGTGTATGCCTTGGCGTTTGCTCTTGATGACATGCTGCAGTGTGAGCCTGGGAGAGGGCCTTTCAGCGGACACAGCTGTGGCAATTTGCAAAGACTGGAGCCATGGCAG CTTGTGTATTACTTGGAAAAAGTCAACTTCACGACACCATTTGGTGATCAAGTGTCATTTGATGAGAATGGTGATGCCTTACCAATATATGATATTATGAACTGGCTGTGGCTCCCTGATGGAACAACTAAAGTACAGAATGTGGGTGCAGTTAAAGAGTCGGTCAAAGATGAAGAACTCATACTTGATGAAGACAAAATCTTCTGGAACTTTGAATCTAAACAG CCACCCCAGTCAGTTTGCAGCGAGAGCTGTCTTCCAGGTACCCGCATGGCCAGAAAGAAGGGGGAACCAGAGTGCTGTTTTGAATGCATCCCTTGTTCTGAGGGAAAGATCAGCAACAGCACTG ACTCCATGGAGTGCACCAGTTGTCCAGAGGATTTCTGGTCCAATGCCCAACGTGATCACTGTGTTCCTAAGAAAACTGAGTTCCTCTCCTATCAAGAGCCTCTGGGTATCTGCTTGACAACGATATCATTGCTGGGCACATTTATCTGTACTGTTGTCCTGGGGATCTTTATCTATTATCGCAGTACACCTATTGTACGCGCCAACAATTCAGAGTTAAGTTTCCATCTATTGTTGTCACTTAAACTATGTTTCCTGTGTTCCCTGCTGTTTATTGGCCGTCCCAGGCTGTGGACATGCCAGCTGAGACATGCAGCATTTGGGATCAGCTTTGTACTTTGTGTCTCATGCATCCTGGTAAAAACTATGGTGGTTTTGGCGGTGTTTAGGGCCTCTAAGCCAGAAGGTGGAGACAGTCTGAAGTGGTTTGGTGTTTTGCAGCAGAGAGGGACAGTTCTGGTTCTTACTTCTATTCAGGCAGCAATCTGCACTGCCTGGCTTGTCTCTGCCTCACCAGCTCCTCATAAAAACACTCAATACCACAATGACAAGATAGTTTATGAGTGTGTAGTTGGGTCCACAGTGGGGTTTGTTGTGTTACTTGGCTATATTGGCTTGCTGGCTATTCTCAGCTTCCTGTTAGCGTTTCTGGCAAGGAATCTTCCAGATAGTTTTAATGAGGCTAAACTCATCACTTTCAGCATGTTGATCTTCTGTGCTGTGTGGGTTGCCTTTGTTCCTGCTTATATCAGCTCACCAGGCAAATATGCAGATGCATTGGAGGTATTTGCCATCCTGGCCTCCAGTTTTGGCCTTTTAGTGGCACTGTTTGGACCCAAATGTTACATAATCCTGTTGAGACCTGagagaaacacaaagaaagcaatcATGGGTCGGGGCATTGGGTCATAA
- the LOC114553377 gene encoding extracellular calcium-sensing receptor, translating into MHKAGDVVLGGVFQIHFFSVFPDQTFISEPQQPTCNGFDVLGFRQAQTMAFAIDEINRNSNLLPNVTLGYSLYDNCLKLGIGLRAALSLASGQEEKVVLDETCVGTPPILGIVGDSSSTSSIAISTVYGLYRVPLVSYFATCSCMSDRQKFPSFFRTIPSDAFQVRAMIQILILFGWTWTGLLVSDDDYGLHAAQSFQSDLVQTGGGCLAYLEVLPWGNDQAELRRIVDVMRKSTARVVIVFAHESHMINLMEEVVKQNVTGLQWMASEAWTSAAVLQTPQLMPYLGGTLGIAIRRGEIPGFRDFLLQIRPDLQHNNSYGNSIVNQFWEDTFQCRFAPPPTGWVEAGGALCTGNEDLENVETDLLDISNLRSEYNVYKAVYALAYAVDDMLQCEPGRGPFSGHSCGNLQRLEPWQLVYYLEKVNFTTPFGDQVSFDENGDALPIYDIMNWLWLPDGTTKVQNVGAVKESFKGEELILDEDKIFWNFESKQPPQSVCSKSCPPGTRMARKKGEPECCFDCIPCSEGEISNKTDSMECTSCPEDFWSSLQRDHCIPKKTEFLSYYEPLGIFLTTTSLLGTIICAVVLVIFTYHRSTPMVRANNSELSFLLLVSLKLCFLCSLLFMGRPSLWTCQLRHAAFGISFVLCVSCILVKTMVVLAVFKASKPGGGASLKWFGAVQQRGTVLVLTCIQAAICTAWIVSASPAPHKNTQYYNDKIFYECVVGSTVGFAVLLGYIGLLAILSFLLAFLARNLPDNFNEAKLITFSMLIFCAVWVAFVPAYINSPGKYADAVEVFAILASSFGLLVALFGPKCYTILLRPERNTKKAIMGRGTTKS; encoded by the exons ATGCACAAGGCTGGAGATGTGGTTCTGGGTGGGGTGTTTCAGATCCacttcttttctgtctttcctgACCAGACTTTTATCTCAGAGCCACAGCAGCCTACCTGCAATGG TTTTGATGTTCTAGGATTCAGGCAGGCTCAGACCATGGCCTTTGCTATTGATGAGATCAACAGAAACTCCAACCTGCTACCTAATGTGACTCTTGGATACAGTCTTTATGATAACTGCCTCAAACTAGGAATCGGATTACGTGCAGCGTTGTCATTAGCCAGTGGTCAAGAAGAGAAGGTTGTATTAGACGAGACCTGTGTAGGAACCCCTCCAATCCTAGGGATTGTGGGTGATTCTTCCTCTACGAGTTCTATTGCCATCTCCACTGTCTATGGTTTGTACAGAGTACCTCTG GTGAGTTATTTTGCCACATGTTCGTGCATGAGTGACCGGCAAAAGTTTCCATCCTTCTTTAGGACCATTCCAAGTGATGCTTTCCAG GTGCGTGCTATGATTCAGATTCTCATTCTCTTTGGCTGGACTTGGACAGGTCTGCTGGTCAGTGACGATGACTATGGACTCCACGCTGCCCAATCCTTCCAATCTGACCTGGTTCAGACTGGTGGAGGTTGTCTGGCCTACTTAGAGGTTTTGCCATGGGGCAACGACCAAGCTGAACTAAGGAGGATTGTGGATGTGATGAGGAAATCTACAGCTCGTGTGGTCATTGTGTTTGCACATGAGAGTCACATGATTAACCTCATGGAAGAG GTGGTGAAGCAGAATGTGACAGGCCTGCAGTGGATGGCTAGTGAAGCCTGGACATCAGCTGCTGTGCTGCAGACCCCCCAGCTAATGCCATACTTGGGTGGCACTCTGGGCATTGCCATCCGTCGAGGAGAAATACCAGGGTTCAGGGACTTCCTGTTACAAATACGTCCTGACCTACAACACAACAACAGCTATGGAAATAGCATT GTAAATCAGTTTTGGGAAGACACATTTCAGTGTAGATTTGCACCACCTCCAACAGGTTGGGTGGAAGCTGGGGGAGCACTATGCACTGGAAATGAAGATCTAGAGAATGTGGAGACTGACTTGTTGGACATTTCAAATCTCAGGTCAGAGTATAACGTGTACAAGGCTGTGTATGCCCTGGCATATGCTGTTGATGACATGCTGCAGTGTGAGCCTGGGAGAGGGCCTTTCAGCGGACACAGCTGTGGCAATTTGCAAAGACTGGAGCCATGGCAG CTTGTGTATTACTTGGAAAAAGTCAACTTCACGACACCATTTGGTGATCAAGTGTCATTTGACGAGAATGGTGATGCCTTACCAATATATGATATCATGAACTGGCTGTGGCTCCCTGATGGAACAACTAAAGTACAGAATGTGGGTGCAGTTAAAGAGTCATTCAAAGGTGAAGAACTCATACTTGATGAAGACAAAATCTTCTGGAACTTTGAATCCAAACAG CCACCCCAGTCAGTTTGCAGCAAGAGCTGTCCTCCAGGTACTCGCATGGCCAGAAAGAAGGGGGAACCAGAGTGCTGTTTCGACTGCATCCCTTGTTCTGAGGGAGAGATCAGCAATAAGACCG ACTCCATGGAGTGCACCAGTTGCCCAGAGGATTTCTGGTCCAGCCTCCAGCGTGACCATTGTATTCCTAAGAAAACTGAGTTCCTTTCCTACTATGAGCCTCTCGGTATCTTTTTGACAACCACCTCATTGCTAGGCACAATTATCTGTGCTGTTGTCCTGGTAATCTTTACCTATCATCGCAGTACACCTATGGTACGCGCCAACAATTCAGAGCTGAGTTTCCTGCTCTTGGTGTCACTAAAACTATGTTTCCTATGTTCACTGCTGTTTATGGGACGTCCAAGTCTGTGGACATGTCAACTAAGACATGCAGCATTTGGGATCAGCTTTGTGCTTTGTGTTTCATGTATTTTGGTGAAAACCATGGTGGTTCTGGCTGTGTTCAAGGCCTCCAAACCAGGAGGAGGAGCCAGTCTCAAGTGGTTTGGTGCTGTGCAGCAGAGAGGAACAGTTTTAGTTCTTACCTGCATTCAGGCAGCAATCTGCACTGCTTGGATTGTCTCTGCCTCACCAGCTCCTCATAAAAACACTCAATACTACaatgacaaaatattttatgAGTGTGTAGTTGGGTCAACAGTTGGTTTTGCAGTATTACTTGGCTATATTGGCTTGCTGGCTATCCTCAGCTTCCTGTTAGCATTTCTGGCGAGGAATCTTCCAGATAACTTCAATGAGGCCAAACTCATCACTTTCAGCATGCTGATCTTCTGTGCTGTGTGGGTTGCCTTTGTCCCTGCTTATATCAACTCCCCAGGCAAATATGCAGATGCAGTGGAGGTATTTGCCATCCTAGCCTCCAGTTTTGGCCTCTTGGTGGCACTGTTTGGACCCAAATGTTACACAATCCTGCTGAGACcagagagaaacacaaagaaagcaatcATGGGCCGAGGAACCACCAAGTCATAA
- the LOC114552256 gene encoding LOW QUALITY PROTEIN: extracellular calcium-sensing receptor-like (The sequence of the model RefSeq protein was modified relative to this genomic sequence to represent the inferred CDS: inserted 1 base in 1 codon) — MTGHSEVSETAPSLLLFGLVGRQLGLRVGLQVVQTVSCSRWGTPSNQGLFQDGDVVIGGLFNVHSKPPAIDNDFTQLPHFNPCTGLENLPLQYIYAMVFALEEINHSTTLLPGVKLGYYIRDSCGISLWAMQGALSLVGGDSASCNSTDPPDYSAGYGEGIGEKKGDQPVPLIIGGSSSEEAKILSRSLGPLSMSYTASCPCLSDRRQYPNFFRTMPSDIYQAWAIAQLAIRFNWTWIGAVVVNNDYGHVAIKLFQEETQEAGVCLAFIETLQRENIVSDARRAALTIQASTAKVILIFTWYTDVRELFLQLSKINVTDKQFVASEAWSTSGDLLQDPLTSVVARGVLGVAIRSRAIPGFENYIRSLNPSRHLDNTFLREFWEKMFSCSPGATQFSTYASSLLSQSDRLLQKTSQQPCSGTESLEGVQNHFTDTSQLRVTYNVYLAVYAAAHALHSLLCPVRNSSPENNSSTCSSPKNIKPIELLRHLNNVNFTTPQGEMFYFQDDDTPAKYDLLNWQNTPEGSLKLVLIGRVDGFDLQLNESAIQWSTGSNQVPTSVCSESCPPGTREASRKGEPLCCFDCIPCADGEISNQTGSLHCERCPLEFWSNAKRTACIPRQLDFLSFSETLGIALTTAAVSGTVVTTAVFVVFLYYRQTPMVRANNSELSFLLLLSLKLCFLCSLVFIGRPSVWTCRFQQAAFGISFVLCVSCLQVKTIVVLAAFRSARPGAEALMKWFGPGQQRGSVCLFSCLQVRVFICLIWLSLSPPVPQADLDIPGLKVTLKCAMSSVVGFSLVLGYIGLLACTCLLLAFLARKLPDNFNEAKLITFSMLIFCAVWIAFVPAYVSSPGKYAVAVEIFAILASSYGLLFCIFAPKCFIIXLRPDKNTRKHLMAR; from the exons ATGACAGGCCACAGTGAGGTCTCAGAGACTG CCCCATCCCTGCTCCTTTTTGGGCTTGTGGGCAGACAGCTGGGGCTCAGGGTGGGGTTACAGGTGGTTCAGACAGTGTCTTGTTCTCGTTGGGGTACACCCAGCAACCAGGGTCTGTTTCAGGATGGAGATGTAGTTATTGGTGGGCTCTTTAATGTTCATTCCAAGCCCCCAGCTATAGACAATGACTTCACTCAGCTGCCTCACTTCAACCCTTGCACTGG TTTGGAAAATCTTCcattacagtatatttatgCTATGGTGTTTGCGCTAGAGGAAATCAATCACAGTACAACCTTGCTGCCAGGGGTGAAGCTGGGCTACTATATTCGTGATAGCTGTGGCATATCCCTGTGGGCTATGCAGGGGGCACTGTCACTGGTTGGAGGAGACAGCGCCAGCTGTAATTCAACAGACCCTCCAGACTATTCTGCTGGGTATGGAGAGGGAAtcggagaaaaaaaag GTGATCAGCCTGTTCCTTTGATCATTGGTGGTTCCTCATCCGAAGAAGCCAAGATACTCTCCAGATCCCTGGGGCCACTCTCT ATGAGTTACACAGCAAGCTGTCCCTGTCTGAGTGACCGGCGCCAGTATCCTAACTTCTTCAGGACCATGCCCAGTGATATTTACCAAGCCTGGGCCATTGCCCAGCTTGCCATACGATTCAATTGGACCTGGATTGGGGCTGTGGTAGTAAACAACGATTATGGCCATGTGGCAATAAAG TTATTTcaggaggagactcaggaggcAGGGGTATGTCTGGCATTTATAGAGACTCtccaaagggaaaacattgTGAGTGATGCCAGACGAGCAGCCCTCACAATTCAGGCGTCGACTGCAAAAGTGATTCTAATCTTTACCTGGTACACAGATGTGAGGGAACTGTTCCTGCAACTCTCCAAGATAAAT GTGACTGACAAACAGTTTGTGGCCAGTGAGGCGTGGAGCACAAGTGGTGATCTTCTCCAAGATCCCCTCACTTCTGTAGTGGCAAGGGGTGTGCTTGGTGTGGCCATTCGAAGTAGAGCTATACCTGGATTTGAAAATTATATCAGAAGTTTGAACCCATCTCGTCATCTCGACAATACGTTCTTAAGAGAATTCTGGGAAAAGATGTTTAGTTGTAGTCCTGGGGCCACACAATTCTCCACATATGCCTCTTCACTACTGTCTCAGTCAGACAGGTTGCTTCAAAAAACTTCTCAACAACCCTGCAGTGGCACAGAGTCCCTGGAGGGAGTGCAGAATCACTTCACTGATACCTCTCAGCTCAGAGTGACATATAATGTCTACCTTGCTGTTTATGCTGCAGCCCACGCCCTTCACAGCCTTCTCTGCCCCGTAAGAAACAGCTCACCTGAAAACAACAGCTCAACCTGCTCTTCTCCAAAAAACATCAAACCCATAGAG CTGTTGCGGCACTTAAACAACGTGAACTTCACAACGCCACAGggtgaaatgttttatttccaaGACGACGACACTCCAGCAAAGTACGACCTTCTCAACTGGCAGAACACCCCTGAGGGGTCACTCAAACTTGTTTTGATTGGTCGTGTGGACGGGTTTGACCTCCAACTAAACGAGTCAGCTATTCAGTGGAGCACCGGATCCAATCAG GTGCCTACTTCAGTGTGCAGTGAGAGCTGCCCCCCAGGCACCCGAGAGGCCAGCAGGAAAGGAGAACCTCTCTGCTGCTTTGACTGTATCCCATGTGCTGATGGGGAGATTAGCAATCAAACTG GTTCCCTTCACTGTGAGCGTTGTCCATTAGAGTTTTGGTCCAATGCTAAACGAACTGCCTGCATCCCTCGCCAGCTGGACTTCCTTTCCTTTAGTGAAACTTTGGGCATTGCCCTGACTACAGCAGCTGTGTCTGGTACTGTGGTGACAACAGCTGTATTTGTAGTTTTTCTTTACTATCGTCAAACACCTATG GTACGAGCCAACAATTCAGAACTGAGCTTCCTGCTTCTCCTGTCGCTGAAGCTCTGCTTCCTGTGCTCACTGGTGTTCATTGGTCGTCCATCAGTCTGGACTTGTCGGTTCCAGCAGGCAGCTTTTGGGATCAGCTTTGTACTTTGTGTTTCCTGCCTCCAAGTGAAGACCATAGTAGTTCTGGCAGCTTTCCGCTCAGCTCGGCCTGGTGCTGAAGCCTTGATGAAGTGGTTTGGTCCAGGCCAACAGAGAGGAAGTGTTTGCCTCTTTTCCTGTTTACAGGTCAGA gTTTTCATTTGTCTTATTTGGCTATCGCTCAGCCCCCCTGTGCCTCAAGCTGACTTGGATATCCCAGGGTTAAAGGTCACCCTCAAGTGCGCCATGTCCTCTGTGGTGGGCTTCTCTCTGGTTCTGGGTTACATTGGCCTGCTGGCCTGCACCTGTCTCCTTTTGGCCTTTCTTGCTCGGAAACTCCCTGACAACTTCAATGAGGCCAAACTGATCACCTTCAGCATGCTGATATTCTGTGCTGTTTGGATAGCTTTTGTTCCTGCTTATGTTAGCTCTCCTGGAAAATATGCTGTTGCTGTGGAGATTTTTGCAATTCTCGCCTCTAGCTATGGTTTACTTTTCTGTATCTTTGCTCCAAAGTGTTTCATCA TTTTGAGGCCAGATAAAAATACTAGGAAACACCTAATGGCCAGGTAG